The genomic DNA CCCTCAGTTAATAATCCTCCTGCCTCTTTATGTTTTTCATAAACAACAGTGTTATAGCCATTGATCGCTAAAAAATATGCACAAGATAAGCCAGATGGACCAGATCCTATTATCGCAATTTGCTTATTATTACGACTTCTTTTTTTAATAGGAGTTAATCCATTTTTATAACCCCAATCAGCAATAAAACGCTCCAAAGCTTTAATATCAACTGGTTCGTCAAATTTAGCCCTGTTACAAGCAGTTTCACATGGGTGGTCACAAAATCTCCCACAACCAGCTGAAAAAGGATTTGTCTCTTTTAAGACATAAAAGGCATCGCTAAAGCGCTTTAGTTTTATTAGATGTAAAAATCTAGGGATGTCGTTTCTAGCAGGACAACCAGTATTACCTATATGATCTTTGGAATAACAAGGACTTTTCTTGTTTATATATATTGGGTATAATCTCTCCATCTAAACCCCTTGTATTTTATTTTTTCTTATTTTAATTAGAATTATTCATAAAAATACTTAAAAACATTAGGTTGTCAATAGTATTTTTTTTACTTAATTATAAAAATATGTAAAATTATCTTATAATATCAATTGGCTTTAAACGAGCAGCAATATATGCGGGGTAAACACCAGAAAAAAAACCTATAAATATGCATGAGAGAAAAGAAAATAATATACCTTTAGTTGATATTATAGCCGGTAAACTTGCAATACTAAATATTACTAAAGATATAGAAATACCAAAAATAATACCAACAATTGTCCCGGAAACCGTAATAAAGGTTGATTCATAGATAAATTGTAGAAAAATATCCCTCTTTTTTGCTCCCACTGCTCTTTTGATGCCAATTTCATATCTTCTTAATCCAACTATTAATAACATTATAGAAAAAATACCTAACCCACCTATCAAAAAGGATATAACAGACGTTATTTTGCCCAAGGAATCAACTAAACTAACAACATCACTCCTAAGCCTTCTTGCATCTATTGGATTAATTATTGTAAAATCGTCTTCCATATCCTTATCAAGGCCATGACTTTCTCTCAATAATGCTTTTATGGATTTTTCAATGTCAGGAAATTTTTCCCAACTAGTTATCTTCATCTCCATTCCATCAATATAATCAATATAATCAATATCATCCAAACGATTCATGTATGTTGTTATAGGCACAAAAACAACATCATCTAAGTTATTTCCATTGATATCAGTGCCTTTTTCTTTTATTACTCCATTTATATTAAACACAGAATTTTTAATAACTAACTTGTTGTTTATTAAGCTAGTTTTATTATCTATCTTTTCATCTATCTCAGAGCCTAAAACCACAACCTTTCTTTGATCTTGAGTATCTTCCTTATTAAAAAACATACCCTCCTTTAGCTCTAATTTCCTCATTTTAAAATAATTATGGCTAGTTGCAATTAGGTTTGTGGTAATGAATGCCTCTTTATATCTAACTGTGATAGATCTTTTTATATAGGGACTTATATCTAAAATATCAATTACTTGATTTTTTAAAAGGTTTACATCATTTAATGTCATTGTTTTTGCTGTATCTATGCTTTTATCTCTACCTGCCCTTACAACTTCTCCTGCCACTACAGTGATTATTCTATCACCAAATTTCTCCACTTCATTTAATACATTTTGTTTAATTGAAAGTAAGATATTAAATACCAATGTTAAAGAAAGACTCCCCAAAAATATCCCAATTATAGCAAGTATAGCTCGCCCTTTATAGCTTCTTAATACATTTGTTACTATCTTTAATGTTATTATTAATTTTCTCATTCTGTCCTTATTGCTTCAATGGGGTTCATATTTGAAGCCTTTTTAGCAGGCGCATAGCCAAAAATTAAAGCAATAATTATTGAAGAAACAAGTGCAATTATAAAGATGAGAGGTGATAAATCTATTTCAAAAAAACCAGAGGTTTTTAAAAAGACAGAAAATACTACTCCAAGAATAAAACCTACTATACCACCAAGTATCGACAAAATAATAAATTCATATAGAAATTGTATAAAGATTTCGCTTTTTTTTGCTCCAAAAGCTCTTCTAATGCCAATCTCATTTATTCTTTGCCTAGTTGAGGCTAAAAATAGATTAGCAACAACAAAGCCTCCAGTAGCAGTAGATAATAATGTGATTATTGTTAAAAATAATATGAGAGAACCAGAGATAGCTATAAAAAATTTCAGGATTTCATGAGGACTAATAATAAAAAAACCACTATCTTCTGAATCTTTTGTAAAATTATTATCGCCTTTTCTCATACGTAGGAAATTCTCTAGAGATTTCTGCTTTTGAACAAGTGTAGAAGGATTATCAAATCTAACCCTTATGGCATTTACATAGGTATACTCATCTGTTATAAAACGAGCTAGTGTAGTTATAGGAATTATTATCCTATCATTTATATTGTGACCATGACTTGAAACACCCTTCTCAGATAACACCCCAACAACTTTACAATAGAAGTTACCAACTAATATATATCTATCTATAGCCGGTAATTCCCCAAACAGCCTTTCTTTCGTATAGGAACCTATCAAACAAATTTTTTTGTAGTATTTAACGTCAACCTCGCTAATATCACGCCCATTATTGATATCAGAATTCCAGGCTAAGGCATAATTCTCTGTGGAGCCTATAATTCTTGTTTGTGTATAATTATCCCCATTTTTAGCGTATATATCACTTACAGAGCTCATAGGGACAGATATATATGCATCTGGAAAAGAATTTTTTATAGCAACAGCATCATTAAATGTTAAAGTTTTCTGCCTTTTAAATATACCAATAGTTCTACTTCCGCCAATAATCAACATTGAATCTGATCCAAATTGACTTAATAAGCTGTATATCTTATTCTTTGTGCCATTAATTGAGCCTGCAACTAAAGTAACCCCAATTATACCCAAGCCAATGCTTAAAATAGAAAGATAGGTGCGCAGTTTGTAACAACGAACGGCTTTAAATGCCTCTAAAAAAAATATAACCTTTTTCCTAAAAAAAGTTATTTTAATAATTTATATTCCTTAATACTTTTAAATATATTTAATATTTCATCCACTAGTTTAGTATTTAATGTTAACTCTTTAGCAAGCAAACCTTTTCTACCAATATAAACACCATATCTATAATCATTAAGTCCATTAATGTTGTGCGCATCTGGATTAATGGAAATCATAACATCTCTATTAATTGCGTAGGGTATATAACGCCAATCTATATCTAATCTCTGTGGGTTTGCATTTAGTTCAATTATTACCCTATTCTTTGATGCTTCCTCAATTATCTTTTCTATATCTAGCTCATAGGGCTGTCTTGATAACAGTAGTCTGCTTGTCATATGCCCTAAAATTGTAGAATAGGGATTTCTAATAGCCTTGGAAATCCTCTCTGTCATCTGGGATTTACTCATATTAAAATTTGAGTGTACACTTGCTATAACAAAATCAAGTTTTTCTAATATATCATCATCATAGTCAAGAGAACCATCAGCTCTAATATCTGATTCTATACCATGTAATATTTTAATATCGTTATATCTTGAATTTAACCTCTTTATTTCTTCAGCTTGTTTTATAATCTCATCTTCTTTTAACCCCCCAGCGTAATATGCACTTTTTGAGTGATCACTTATGCCTATATACTTAAAACCGATTTTTCTAGACTCCTCTACAATCTCCTCTAAAGAATTTAGACCGTCAGAATAACTACTATGAATATGCAGAATACCTTTAATATCAACTATATTAATTAGAATATCTCTATCAACTTTATTTTCAAATTCAAATAAACCCTCTCTTAATTCTGGTATAATATATGGAAGATCAAGTTTTCTATAGATTTCTTCTTCACTTGTTATTTCAATTTTTTTGCTACCTTCAAACAAACCGTATTCATTTAGCTTATAACCTTTTTTATCAGCTATTACTCTTAACTTTTCTATATGATCCTTATTACCAGTCAAATAGTGCAACATATTTATATAATTATCACTTTCTGCTATTATAATATTAACTGGAAAATTATTAATTGTAATTGCTATTTTCTTTTCTTGCCTATCATTTATTTTAACATTATTTAAATTACTTAATAATTCCAAAAATAGTATGCGTGCATTATCACTGTCATTTTTAAGCAAAACTACAATATACAAATCCTTGACTGTTTCAAGTTTCCTTCTAAAACTACCGGCTACATCTAGTTTTTCAACAATTTCACAGGATTGAATCTTTTCTTTTAAATAAATTGCCAAGTGCTCTACATCTGCCCATAGTAATCTTCCTGCAAACTGCTTAGCTATTTTTATACCTTCTAATATGTTATCTTGCATTTTTTTCCCAAAACCATTTAATTTCAATAATCTATTTTCTTTACATGCATATTCTAATTCATTAATGTTATCTATCCCTAACTCTTTATATAATCTAGCTATTTTCTTAACTCCAAGTGACGGAATTT from Deferribacterota bacterium includes the following:
- a CDS encoding ABC transporter permease translates to MRKLIITLKIVTNVLRSYKGRAILAIIGIFLGSLSLTLVFNILLSIKQNVLNEVEKFGDRIITVVAGEVVRAGRDKSIDTAKTMTLNDVNLLKNQVIDILDISPYIKRSITVRYKEAFITTNLIATSHNYFKMRKLELKEGMFFNKEDTQDQRKVVVLGSEIDEKIDNKTSLINNKLVIKNSVFNINGVIKEKGTDINGNNLDDVVFVPITTYMNRLDDIDYIDYIDGMEMKITSWEKFPDIEKSIKALLRESHGLDKDMEDDFTIINPIDARRLRSDVVSLVDSLGKITSVISFLIGGLGIFSIMLLIVGLRRYEIGIKRAVGAKKRDIFLQFIYESTFITVSGTIVGIIFGISISLVIFSIASLPAIISTKGILFSFLSCIFIGFFSGVYPAYIAARLKPIDIIR
- a CDS encoding FtsX-like permease family protein; the protein is MIKITFFRKKVIFFLEAFKAVRCYKLRTYLSILSIGLGIIGVTLVAGSINGTKNKIYSLLSQFGSDSMLIIGGSRTIGIFKRQKTLTFNDAVAIKNSFPDAYISVPMSSVSDIYAKNGDNYTQTRIIGSTENYALAWNSDINNGRDISEVDVKYYKKICLIGSYTKERLFGELPAIDRYILVGNFYCKVVGVLSEKGVSSHGHNINDRIIIPITTLARFITDEYTYVNAIRVRFDNPSTLVQKQKSLENFLRMRKGDNNFTKDSEDSGFFIISPHEILKFFIAISGSLILFLTIITLLSTATGGFVVANLFLASTRQRINEIGIRRAFGAKKSEIFIQFLYEFIILSILGGIVGFILGVVFSVFLKTSGFFEIDLSPLIFIIALVSSIIIALIFGYAPAKKASNMNPIEAIRTE
- the polX gene encoding DNA polymerase/3'-5' exonuclease PolX, producing the protein MITNDEIANILKEYVVLLKLENKDPFKIRAYERAINNIINLQENIAEYYNENKKLINIDGVGKNIAGKIISIIENNSFEELEALRSKYPQSLYELFKIPSLGVKKIARLYKELGIDNINELEYACKENRLLKLNGFGKKMQDNILEGIKIAKQFAGRLLWADVEHLAIYLKEKIQSCEIVEKLDVAGSFRRKLETVKDLYIVVLLKNDSDNARILFLELLSNLNNVKINDRQEKKIAITINNFPVNIIIAESDNYINMLHYLTGNKDHIEKLRVIADKKGYKLNEYGLFEGSKKIEITSEEEIYRKLDLPYIIPELREGLFEFENKVDRDILINIVDIKGILHIHSSYSDGLNSLEEIVEESRKIGFKYIGISDHSKSAYYAGGLKEDEIIKQAEEIKRLNSRYNDIKILHGIESDIRADGSLDYDDDILEKLDFVIASVHSNFNMSKSQMTERISKAIRNPYSTILGHMTSRLLLSRQPYELDIEKIIEEASKNRVIIELNANPQRLDIDWRYIPYAINRDVMISINPDAHNINGLNDYRYGVYIGRKGLLAKELTLNTKLVDEILNIFKSIKEYKLLK